GGCCTCGACCCAGCGGTGCGGATCCCCGGGACGGTGCGGACCGAGTGCCGCGTAGTCGATCCCGCGGTCGTGGGCCCTGCCTTCGATCTCCCGGGCGAGTTCGATCAACGCGTCCGGGGAGCGAGCGGGCTCCACGACGTCGCTCAACGGGGGAAGCGCCAGGCGCACCGTCTGGACCTCGAATCCGGCGTCCACGTAGGCCGCGCGGGCACGGCCCAGGAAGCCGGCCACGGCGTCCACGCCGTCGAGGTCCGCGCAGAAGCCGGTGATCGATCGGATCTTCATGGACGAGCGCTCCCGAGTCGGGGTCGACGTGATCTCTTGCTCCGAGAACGCAAACCCGTCGAGGGGTCGCGGCAGGAGCCGGCACCGGGCGACGAAGCACCGGGCGACGAAGGCCGACGGTCCGATGGACACAATCTCTACCACGATCGCATCGATGTCTCGACACTGGCGTCGGGTGGCTCGTGATCGCATGATGGGGGTCATGACCGACCCCGAGCCCGGCTTCGTGCCCTTCACACTGCCCGATCTGTCCGAGGACGAGCGCCAGGCGCGCGGACGCGCCTGGTTCGAGGAACTCGACCGCCGCCGCAGCGTGCGCGACTTCTCCGACGCGCCGGTGTCGCGTACGTGCATCGAGTGGGCCATCCGGGCGGCCAGCACCGCTCCGTCGGGAGCGCACCGCCAACCCTGGACCTTCGTCGCCGTCAGCGCGGACGAGACCAAGAAGCGTATCCGCGAGGCAGCGGAACGGGAGGAGCACTCGTTCTACGAGGGCGGGCGCGCGCCCGACGAATGGCTGGACGCGCTCCGGCCCATCGGGACCCACTGGCAGAAGCCCTTCCTCGAGACCGTCCCCTGGATCGTGGTCGTCTTCGAACAGTTGTCCGGCTACGACGAGACGGGGAGGCGCCAGCGCAACTACTACACGAAGGAGAGCGTGGGCATCGCCTGTGGGCTCTTCGTGGCGGCGCTGCACCGGATGGGGTTGGTCACGCTGACGCACACGCCCAGCCCCATGGGCTTCCTGCGCGAGATCCTGGGGCGGCCGTCGAACGAGCGGCCCTTCATCCTGTTCCCGGTCGGGAGGCCGGCGGACGACTGTCGCGTGCCCGACCTGCGGCGCAAGGAACTCGACGAGGTCGCGATCTTCGATCCGCGGCCGCAACGGCCACGGGGTACGGGGCCCGAGTCCACACCCGACCCGACACCCGACCCGACACCAGGAGACGATCGATGAGTCTCGAAGCACTGTACGTGGCCCACGTCGGCCGCGTGATCGCCGACACCGAAGCCGCGCTCGAACGCTCGAAGGCGGCCGGGGCCGCGTTCGACGGGGTCGTCTTCCACGCCGGGGGCGAACTGCTCGTCCACCGTGACGACCAGACGCACGTCTTCCGCCCCGACTACCACTTCGCG
The sequence above is a segment of the Candidatus Krumholzibacteriia bacterium genome. Coding sequences within it:
- a CDS encoding nitroreductase family protein, whose product is MDTISTTIASMSRHWRRVARDRMMGVMTDPEPGFVPFTLPDLSEDERQARGRAWFEELDRRRSVRDFSDAPVSRTCIEWAIRAASTAPSGAHRQPWTFVAVSADETKKRIREAAEREEHSFYEGGRAPDEWLDALRPIGTHWQKPFLETVPWIVVVFEQLSGYDETGRRQRNYYTKESVGIACGLFVAALHRMGLVTLTHTPSPMGFLREILGRPSNERPFILFPVGRPADDCRVPDLRRKELDEVAIFDPRPQRPRGTGPESTPDPTPDPTPGDDR